In Nitrosococcus oceani ATCC 19707, the following proteins share a genomic window:
- a CDS encoding pyridoxal-dependent decarboxylase, exosortase A system-associated, giving the protein MNTPLPHSPLDYFPIKNDCLLVGGVPLTEFAARVGSTPFYAYERRLISERIQHLRTHLPSEIYIHYALKANPMPALAGHIAPLVDGLDVASLGELRVALDTGTPPESISFAGPGKSDAELAASLAAGITINMESEGEMERIAHLAEKQGRRPRVAVRVNPNFELKTSGMKMAGGPKPFGVDAERVPAMLARINTLDLDFQGFHIFSGSQNLRAEAIIEAQERTFTLALELARSAPTPVRLLNIGGGFGIPYFPGNKPLDLRPIADNLAASLPKLQRQIPEAEVTLELGRYLVGEAGIYVCEIIDRKISRGHVFLITNGGLHHHLAASGNFGQVIRKNYPVVVGNRIQGSTREIASVVGPLCTPLDLLADRMELAQAEAGDLIVVFQSGAYGRSASPLGFLSHPVPAEVLV; this is encoded by the coding sequence ATGAATACACCCCTCCCTCACTCACCCTTGGACTACTTCCCGATAAAAAATGACTGCCTTCTCGTCGGAGGAGTTCCCCTTACCGAATTTGCGGCCCGTGTCGGCAGCACTCCCTTTTATGCTTATGAGCGTCGTCTGATCAGTGAACGAATCCAGCACCTGCGTACTCACTTACCGTCCGAAATCTACATTCATTATGCGCTTAAGGCAAACCCCATGCCAGCCTTGGCAGGCCATATAGCACCGCTGGTGGATGGACTCGATGTGGCTTCTCTAGGAGAACTGAGGGTGGCATTAGATACAGGCACACCACCGGAGAGCATTAGCTTTGCCGGCCCTGGAAAATCCGACGCGGAACTTGCAGCTAGCCTAGCGGCAGGAATCACTATTAATATGGAATCCGAAGGGGAAATGGAGCGTATCGCCCATTTAGCAGAAAAACAAGGACGCCGTCCAAGAGTAGCAGTGCGAGTAAATCCTAACTTTGAGCTTAAAACCTCCGGGATGAAAATGGCGGGAGGGCCTAAACCCTTTGGCGTAGATGCCGAACGCGTTCCCGCCATGTTAGCCCGGATTAACACCCTCGATCTGGATTTCCAGGGCTTTCATATTTTCAGCGGCTCCCAAAATCTTCGAGCTGAAGCCATCATCGAAGCACAGGAGCGCACTTTCACGCTGGCTCTCGAACTTGCCCGTTCAGCCCCCACGCCAGTGCGTCTACTAAACATTGGTGGCGGTTTCGGCATCCCTTATTTTCCAGGCAACAAACCCCTCGATCTTAGACCTATCGCTGACAATCTTGCGGCTTCTCTTCCCAAGCTACAACGACAAATCCCTGAAGCTGAAGTAACACTTGAACTCGGTCGTTATCTTGTAGGCGAAGCCGGCATCTATGTTTGCGAAATCATTGATCGCAAGATCTCTCGTGGTCATGTATTCCTCATCACTAATGGCGGACTCCACCACCATCTCGCCGCTTCCGGCAACTTTGGGCAAGTCATTCGCAAAAATTACCCGGTCGTAGTCGGTAACCGGATTCAGGGCTCAACCCGCGAAATTGCCAGCGTCGTAGGACCGCTCTGCACCCCGCTCGATCTGCTTGCCGATCGGATGGAGCTTGCCCAAGCTGAAGCAGGAGATCTCATCGTCGTTTTCCAGTCCGGCGCCTATGGCCGCTCTGCGAGTCCTCTGGGCTTTCTAAGCCATCCAGTGCCGGCTGAAGTGCTGGTGTAG
- a CDS encoding sulfotransferase domain-containing protein, whose translation MKSHSRFSPALAKVEHRTFLLRKKAYQTLFLSPSCKAVKQVIFIAGVQRSGTNMLMDVFERDYETVVYHERDKRAFDSYEMRSREVIHRLVKESSAQHVVLKALCELQELRHLLDEFMPSKGVWLVRSYEDVVNSHLALWTGMPESIRRIVQDRNTAGWRGRGMSGKTHALIRSLYHPGISNASACALFWYFRNILFFEQNLDQDSRVRLVCYEQLVQRPAEILNELFAFLGITYTPRVSRKVVASSVRRKPPPEIDSAILEVCDELSTRMKRLTG comes from the coding sequence ATGAAAAGCCATAGTCGCTTTTCTCCCGCGCTTGCGAAAGTTGAGCATCGTACTTTTCTTCTCAGGAAAAAAGCTTATCAAACGCTGTTTCTATCTCCGTCCTGCAAAGCTGTCAAACAGGTTATTTTTATTGCAGGGGTTCAGAGATCGGGAACCAATATGCTAATGGATGTTTTTGAACGAGATTATGAGACCGTGGTTTATCATGAGCGTGATAAGCGTGCTTTTGATAGCTATGAGATGCGTTCACGAGAAGTTATTCACAGGCTAGTAAAGGAATCTAGTGCCCAGCATGTGGTGCTCAAAGCACTTTGTGAGCTTCAAGAACTGCGCCATTTATTGGATGAATTCATGCCTTCCAAGGGCGTATGGCTAGTGCGCAGTTATGAAGATGTCGTGAATTCCCACCTAGCGCTTTGGACTGGGATGCCAGAGAGCATTCGGCGTATTGTTCAAGACCGCAATACTGCCGGATGGCGTGGTCGGGGGATGTCGGGTAAAACCCATGCCTTAATCAGATCCCTTTATCATCCTGGAATCAGCAATGCTTCAGCCTGCGCACTCTTTTGGTACTTCCGCAATATTCTTTTTTTCGAGCAAAATTTGGATCAGGATTCCCGCGTACGTTTGGTATGTTACGAGCAGCTTGTCCAGCGCCCCGCTGAAATACTCAATGAGCTTTTTGCATTTCTTGGCATTACTTATACGCCGCGTGTGAGCCGTAAGGTAGTCGCTAGCTCCGTGCGCCGAAAGCCTCCTCCCGAAATTGATTCGGCCATCCTTGAAGTATGTGATGAATTATCAACCCGTATGAAACGGTTGACGGGATAA
- a CDS encoding PEP-CTERM domain protein, translating to MVFELDAFLNIKGLDLNGGTVIGTSAQFSFDALPPGLTFGFSSSLSSDLSNLALTYTLSNSTTAKIFPEVTFFSFLDGDIADFDIREIFETLTPQELLEISLNDFAEASGILGSGASDSDPDSWEIDEPEFLFGDIFNNLLLGALDNSNAIPISFPEDASLALGFNLGDLNPFETATIDVFLSESGNSIGNFFLTQRDLNPNSFTSITMSGQSSVKQNPIPPIPEPPTWLLLTAGLAALKLSWQLKMDSTNPTL from the coding sequence GTGGTTTTTGAATTAGATGCTTTTCTGAATATTAAAGGCTTAGATTTAAATGGTGGCACTGTCATAGGAACCAGCGCCCAGTTTTCCTTTGATGCCCTCCCACCTGGTCTTACATTTGGTTTCTCTTCATCCTTATCTTCGGATCTCAGCAATCTAGCTCTAACCTATACTCTTTCTAACTCTACTACTGCAAAAATTTTCCCAGAAGTGACCTTTTTCTCATTTTTGGATGGAGATATTGCTGACTTTGATATCAGAGAAATCTTTGAAACCCTAACACCACAAGAGCTTCTGGAAATCTCACTAAACGACTTTGCTGAGGCATCTGGGATCCTCGGCTCTGGCGCTTCCGACAGCGATCCCGATTCTTGGGAAATTGATGAGCCAGAATTTCTTTTTGGCGATATCTTCAATAACCTTTTACTTGGAGCACTCGATAATAGCAACGCTATTCCGATATCTTTCCCAGAAGACGCCTCCCTAGCCCTAGGGTTTAATTTAGGAGATCTAAACCCATTTGAAACCGCAACAATAGATGTCTTCTTGTCTGAAAGTGGCAACTCCATTGGAAATTTCTTCTTAACCCAACGAGACCTTAACCCAAATTCCTTTACCTCCATCACAATGTCAGGCCAATCCAGCGTCAAGCAGAACCCAATTCCCCCAATTCCAGAACCTCCTACTTGGCTACTACTTACCGCAGGACTAGCAGCCCTGAAACTCTCTTGGCAGCTAAAAATGGATTCCACTAATCCTACATTATAA
- a CDS encoding FAD-binding protein, with translation MAASLSKTISGWGRYPVAESILIRPEKMPQACVLGEEHLICRGQGRSYGDAAISSQGRVILTERLNRFLAFDNATGVLTAEAGVTLAEILETFVPRGWFPPVTPGTQYVSLGGTVAADVHGKNHHHKEAFAAHVIELELILADGRRQRCSPNQNEALFWATVGGMGLTGIITEVSFRLMPIETAAIMARNYTVPDLETIFKWLEDTEHDDQYSVAWLDCAGRSRHLGRGILITGHHAVRDELPGDWEEPLCSHPKRQKSVPFNLPPFILNRVTIAAFNEFYYHRQGSKKAPFLTDYSAFFYPLDTLAHWNRLYGKRGFLQYQAAIPEPHAYEGIRCLLEYLARNRQASFLAVLKRLGPGNIAPLSFPLAGYTLALDLPMGGEKVLNLLQQLDEIVIDYGGRVYLAKDARLSPESLRAMYPRLGEWQQVKQVIDPEERFQSDLSRRLQLTGAP, from the coding sequence ATGGCAGCCTCGCTTAGTAAAACTATTTCTGGCTGGGGACGTTATCCCGTAGCGGAATCGATTCTGATTCGACCTGAAAAAATGCCGCAAGCCTGTGTCTTGGGGGAAGAACATTTGATATGCCGGGGTCAGGGCCGAAGTTATGGGGATGCCGCTATTTCTTCCCAAGGTCGCGTAATACTCACTGAGCGGCTTAACCGATTTTTGGCCTTTGACAATGCCACCGGCGTATTAACGGCTGAGGCCGGCGTGACTCTAGCAGAAATTCTAGAGACTTTCGTTCCCCGCGGCTGGTTCCCTCCAGTCACTCCAGGCACCCAATACGTTTCTCTGGGGGGGACTGTAGCCGCCGATGTCCACGGTAAAAACCATCACCATAAGGAGGCGTTTGCCGCTCATGTAATAGAGCTAGAGTTAATCCTTGCTGATGGACGGCGGCAACGTTGTTCTCCTAACCAGAACGAAGCCCTATTTTGGGCTACTGTGGGAGGAATGGGGCTAACCGGCATTATCACCGAAGTGAGTTTCCGTCTGATGCCTATTGAGACGGCTGCTATTATGGCCCGGAATTATACAGTCCCCGACCTGGAAACCATTTTTAAATGGCTGGAGGATACCGAGCATGATGACCAGTACAGCGTTGCTTGGCTCGATTGCGCGGGCCGTAGCCGCCACCTTGGCCGTGGTATTCTCATAACCGGTCATCACGCCGTTCGCGATGAGCTGCCCGGCGATTGGGAAGAGCCACTATGCTCTCATCCCAAGCGACAGAAAAGTGTTCCATTCAATTTGCCCCCGTTTATTCTCAATCGAGTTACCATAGCTGCTTTTAATGAGTTTTACTACCACCGCCAAGGAAGTAAAAAAGCTCCCTTTTTGACTGATTATTCTGCATTTTTCTATCCTTTAGACACATTGGCGCACTGGAATCGCCTATATGGTAAGCGGGGGTTTTTGCAATACCAGGCAGCAATTCCCGAGCCCCACGCTTACGAGGGAATACGTTGTTTATTAGAATATCTTGCACGCAATCGGCAAGCCTCATTTCTGGCGGTACTTAAGCGGTTGGGTCCAGGTAATATCGCCCCTTTGTCCTTTCCTTTGGCTGGCTATACCCTCGCTTTAGATTTGCCAATGGGGGGCGAGAAGGTGCTTAACCTATTGCAGCAATTAGATGAGATAGTAATCGATTATGGAGGGCGAGTGTACTTGGCTAAAGACGCCCGTTTGAGTCCGGAGAGTTTGCGCGCCATGTACCCCCGCCTGG
- a CDS encoding hydrolase 1, exosortase A system-associated, translating into MMNYVGNGYRVEGFPGALKARGDITHIYNGQSVSRVTAEEALTFHCLGELLVGILHRGSEYATRGVLVVVGGPQYRVGSHRQFVLFARWLAEAGVPVFRFDYRGMGDSGGGTRTFENIEVDIRAAIDAFLEAAPGLREIVIWGLCDAASAACFYAPSDPRVAGLVLLNPWVRTEEGQAAVYLKHYYFRRLVSGDFWRKFWRREFDYKDSLRSLGDILRKANSWRQKVDEVETEEILPLPKRVYKALEQFQGRTLLILSGKDLTANEFRDTISSSSAWRGLLRSRSIERRELSTADHTFSRRVWRDQVAQWTLEWVRSW; encoded by the coding sequence ATGATGAACTATGTTGGGAATGGGTATAGGGTAGAGGGGTTTCCAGGCGCACTCAAAGCCAGGGGAGACATAACGCATATTTATAACGGACAGTCGGTGTCCAGGGTGACGGCTGAAGAAGCACTGACCTTCCATTGCCTTGGAGAGCTTCTCGTTGGCATCTTGCACCGAGGTTCAGAGTACGCCACCCGGGGTGTCTTGGTCGTTGTTGGTGGCCCCCAATACCGGGTAGGCAGTCATCGCCAGTTTGTATTGTTTGCCCGCTGGTTGGCGGAAGCGGGAGTTCCTGTATTCCGTTTCGATTACCGTGGAATGGGAGACAGCGGTGGCGGTACTCGTACCTTTGAGAATATTGAAGTTGATATCCGTGCAGCGATCGATGCTTTTCTAGAAGCTGCGCCAGGGTTAAGAGAAATCGTGATTTGGGGCCTTTGCGATGCCGCCTCGGCGGCCTGTTTTTATGCGCCCTCAGATCCGCGAGTAGCAGGTTTGGTGTTGTTGAACCCCTGGGTGCGAACGGAGGAAGGGCAGGCAGCCGTTTACCTCAAGCATTATTATTTTAGAAGGTTAGTTAGCGGCGACTTTTGGCGCAAGTTTTGGCGCCGGGAATTTGATTATAAGGATTCACTGCGTTCATTGGGAGATATATTAAGGAAAGCTAATTCCTGGCGGCAGAAGGTTGATGAAGTTGAGACTGAAGAAATATTGCCGTTGCCCAAGCGGGTATATAAAGCTTTAGAGCAATTCCAGGGCAGGACGCTCTTGATACTAAGCGGCAAGGATCTGACAGCGAATGAGTTTCGCGATACCATCTCGTCTTCATCCGCTTGGCGCGGCTTGCTTCGCAGTAGAAGCATTGAGCGTCGCGAGTTGTCGACTGCGGACCATACCTTCTCCCGCCGCGTTTGGCGGGATCAGGTGGCTCAGTGGACCCTTGAATGGGTGCGGTCATGGTAA
- a CDS encoding putative O-glycosylation ligase, exosortase A system-associated, with translation MPFRDILITGVIFALLPVCFLRPWIGILVWTWISIMNPHRLTWGFAWDMPFAQLVAIAILGGMLLVRDRKSIAWTPELRLLLVLFGYMTFTTFFAWAPDAAWQQWDKVAKIFLMSYVTTILIYGKQRIYWLLLVATLSLGFYGFKGGLFTILTGGQFHVMGPPKSFLAGNNFLGLAMVMGLPLLLVFAQQEARVWFRRLLYATFALTFIAVPFTYSRGAMLGLAVVSVLLFMRWRNKALLVIMLIPILFGGLAFVPEKLFNRAESIQNYEMDASSMQRIAAWDLAWNIAIDRPLRGGGFEYEGDTARWHTYLDPKYYYVMEGAHVAHSIYFQMLGQHGFVGLSLFMIILFLTYRRLGRLKKWTLEISDLRWIGQYAWALRVGLVGYAVTGAFLNLAYFDLYYLFVVLAALLWREALSDERIASRRSATAFTGKGVRSDWHPPPRVGKGSFSSKSQSESFPEESSGRHL, from the coding sequence ATGCCGTTTCGCGATATCCTGATCACAGGGGTTATTTTTGCCTTGCTGCCTGTTTGTTTTTTACGTCCATGGATTGGTATTTTAGTATGGACATGGATAAGCATTATGAATCCTCATCGGTTGACGTGGGGTTTTGCTTGGGATATGCCCTTTGCGCAGTTAGTGGCGATTGCGATATTAGGGGGAATGCTGCTGGTGCGAGATAGGAAGTCTATTGCCTGGACACCTGAACTTCGACTCTTATTGGTGCTTTTTGGGTATATGACTTTTACCACGTTCTTCGCCTGGGCACCTGATGCTGCTTGGCAACAGTGGGATAAGGTGGCAAAGATTTTTTTAATGAGTTATGTAACGACGATACTCATCTATGGCAAACAGCGGATTTATTGGCTGCTTCTAGTCGCAACTCTGAGTCTAGGTTTTTATGGCTTTAAAGGTGGTCTATTTACCATTCTTACAGGTGGGCAATTCCATGTAATGGGACCACCTAAGTCTTTTCTAGCAGGTAACAATTTTCTAGGGCTAGCTATGGTAATGGGATTGCCTCTTCTTTTGGTTTTTGCACAACAGGAAGCGCGAGTTTGGTTTCGTCGGCTTTTATATGCCACTTTTGCCCTTACCTTTATTGCAGTTCCCTTCACTTATTCACGAGGCGCGATGTTGGGGCTTGCAGTAGTTTCTGTGCTGCTGTTTATGAGATGGCGTAATAAAGCCTTGCTGGTTATTATGCTCATACCTATACTCTTTGGCGGCTTAGCATTTGTCCCCGAAAAGCTATTTAATCGGGCGGAGAGCATTCAAAACTATGAAATGGACGCCTCGTCGATGCAGCGTATTGCGGCATGGGACCTTGCTTGGAATATCGCAATTGATAGACCCTTGCGCGGGGGGGGGTTTGAGTATGAAGGCGATACTGCTCGGTGGCATACTTATCTTGATCCTAAATATTATTATGTAATGGAAGGCGCTCATGTAGCTCATAGCATTTATTTTCAGATGCTAGGACAACATGGTTTTGTTGGCCTCAGTCTATTTATGATAATTTTGTTCCTGACTTACCGACGGTTGGGACGGCTTAAGAAATGGACTTTAGAAATCTCTGATTTGCGGTGGATAGGACAATATGCGTGGGCGCTGAGGGTTGGCCTTGTTGGATACGCTGTTACAGGAGCTTTTTTGAATCTAGCTTATTTCGATCTTTATTATCTCTTTGTCGTCTTAGCAGCATTGCTCTGGCGGGAGGCTTTGTCTGATGAGCGGATAGCTAGTCGCCGTTCAGCTACAGCCTTTACAGGTAAAGGGGTGCGCTCTGATTGGCACCCCCCTCCTAGGGTAGGTAAGGGATCTTTTTCGAGCAAGAGCCAGAGCGAAAGCTTTCCTGAAGAGAGCTCTGGAAGACATCTATGA
- a CDS encoding DegT/DnrJ/EryC1/StrS family aminotransferase yields MSKQAERVKFHPINEEAALFPKPMVPVLPVLSANSLFGGGTQSYRSRFFEGDALPVRRGRIGIVMALQAMGTGPGSAVLVPAYHCRSMIEPILWLGATVRFYKLKPNLEIDLEDVRHKLERSTKALLLVHFFGFPQPLALVRTLCSEHGIALIEDCAHAFFGESEGSPLGSVGDFSIASMPKFFPAVDGGILCPASRITGTLHSSGLFGQVKAAYEMVGLATRYNRLQVLGAMAGLAATIRQVLRSERATVTAAGSEPNIPSVDELMQCFNPEEIGLRATHASRLVTCWSGKAKNAERRRMHYRYLSEKLSGLPRTELVFPVLPPGVIPYMFPILLKAPARDFAPLKRLRVPIWRWEEIAYSECLVSQDYRMRLLQIPCHQGLCQSELDWMIARFREVLDSH; encoded by the coding sequence ATGAGTAAGCAGGCTGAACGTGTGAAATTCCATCCGATCAACGAGGAAGCCGCCTTATTTCCAAAACCTATGGTGCCCGTGCTTCCAGTGTTGAGTGCTAATTCTTTATTTGGAGGGGGAACTCAAAGCTATCGTAGCCGTTTCTTCGAAGGTGATGCTTTGCCGGTTCGGCGCGGACGGATTGGAATAGTTATGGCTCTCCAGGCCATGGGAACAGGTCCTGGTAGTGCGGTGCTGGTGCCTGCTTATCACTGTCGTTCGATGATCGAGCCGATTTTATGGTTGGGTGCAACGGTTCGTTTCTACAAACTTAAGCCTAATCTTGAGATTGACCTTGAGGATGTAAGGCATAAGCTTGAACGAAGCACCAAGGCGCTCTTATTGGTACATTTCTTTGGCTTTCCACAACCTCTCGCGTTAGTACGGACACTATGTAGCGAGCATGGCATAGCTTTGATTGAGGATTGTGCCCATGCTTTTTTCGGCGAATCCGAAGGATCTCCACTCGGGAGTGTTGGAGATTTCTCTATTGCCAGTATGCCGAAATTTTTTCCGGCGGTAGACGGCGGTATATTATGTCCCGCCTCTCGCATTACCGGTACCTTACATTCCTCTGGTTTGTTTGGACAAGTAAAAGCAGCTTATGAGATGGTGGGGTTGGCAACCCGCTATAATCGCCTCCAGGTTCTAGGGGCTATGGCAGGGTTAGCTGCCACTATACGGCAAGTGTTACGCTCTGAGAGAGCGACAGTTACTGCTGCTGGGTCAGAACCAAATATTCCATCTGTAGATGAATTAATGCAGTGCTTTAACCCCGAAGAAATCGGCCTTCGTGCAACGCACGCTTCGCGTCTCGTAACATGTTGGAGTGGAAAAGCAAAGAATGCTGAGAGACGGCGTATGCACTACCGTTATCTGTCTGAAAAATTGTCCGGCTTGCCGCGTACGGAATTAGTTTTTCCAGTCCTGCCCCCAGGGGTGATACCCTATATGTTTCCTATTTTATTAAAAGCGCCGGCTCGTGACTTTGCGCCTTTAAAACGACTCCGGGTTCCTATTTGGCGGTGGGAGGAAATCGCATATTCGGAATGCTTAGTAAGTCAAGATTACCGGATGCGGCTTCTTCAGATTCCCTGCCACCAAGGGCTTTGCCAAAGCGAATTAGACTGGATGATTGCAAGATTCCGGGAAGTGCTTGATTCTCACTGA
- a CDS encoding glycosyltransferase, whose amino-acid sequence MGAVMVKRVLMIAYHFPPASGSSGMQRTLSFSRDLPEHDWQPIILSIYPRAYERRCDDQLADIGSETIVYRAFGLDTARHLALGGRYSRFLALPDRWVSWWLGAVPAGLRLIRRYRPQVLWSTYPIATAHLIGLTLHRLSGIPWIADFRDSMTEDNYPSNPRVRRAYRAVEAATVHRCTRAIFTAPGAVRMYAERYPERSDKTWVLIENGYEDSIFDTVSLPSLRDSPRPFRLVHSGVVYPNERDPRAFFEALASLKRSGQITAQSLQVVFRASGSEDYFRQLLREWGIDDIVHFEPHIPYRGALAEMLTADGLLILQASNCNHQIPAKLYEYLRARRPILGLTDSEGDTARVLRQAGIETVAPLDSAAAITATLQDFLKQLQDGTAPVASEAEIARSSRRSRVASLAECLEETIATDLNFER is encoded by the coding sequence ATGGGTGCGGTCATGGTAAAGCGAGTATTGATGATCGCTTATCATTTTCCGCCCGCCAGCGGCAGCAGCGGTATGCAGCGCACTCTCTCTTTCTCCCGCGATCTTCCCGAACATGATTGGCAGCCCATCATTCTGAGCATCTACCCTCGTGCCTATGAACGGCGCTGTGACGACCAATTGGCTGACATTGGCTCTGAAACTATCGTGTATCGTGCTTTTGGGCTTGATACTGCGCGCCATTTGGCATTGGGAGGTCGCTATAGTCGATTCCTGGCGCTTCCGGATCGCTGGGTAAGTTGGTGGCTCGGAGCTGTGCCCGCGGGACTGAGGCTTATTCGTCGTTATCGTCCCCAGGTTCTTTGGTCTACTTATCCGATTGCTACGGCCCATCTCATTGGTTTAACTTTACATCGGCTGAGCGGGATTCCTTGGATTGCCGATTTCCGAGATTCCATGACGGAGGATAATTATCCGTCTAATCCACGGGTACGACGCGCTTATCGTGCGGTTGAAGCGGCTACAGTGCACCGCTGCACGCGAGCGATATTCACCGCGCCTGGGGCGGTGCGTATGTACGCCGAGCGTTACCCAGAGCGTTCCGATAAAACATGGGTTCTTATTGAGAATGGTTACGAAGATTCTATTTTTGATACGGTTTCTTTGCCTTCATTGAGGGATTCTCCGAGGCCGTTTCGGCTTGTACACAGTGGGGTAGTGTATCCTAACGAACGGGATCCCCGTGCATTTTTCGAGGCACTGGCAAGCCTGAAGCGATCAGGCCAGATCACCGCTCAAAGCCTACAGGTGGTGTTCCGGGCCAGTGGTTCGGAGGATTACTTCAGGCAGCTTTTGCGCGAATGGGGCATTGATGACATTGTGCACTTTGAACCCCATATCCCTTATCGTGGGGCACTTGCTGAGATGCTTACAGCTGATGGACTTTTGATTTTACAGGCAAGCAATTGCAACCATCAAATTCCAGCAAAGCTTTATGAATACCTGCGCGCACGGCGGCCGATTTTGGGGCTTACGGATTCTGAGGGAGACACTGCGAGGGTGTTGCGGCAGGCGGGTATTGAAACCGTTGCCCCCCTTGATTCGGCTGCGGCTATCACGGCAACACTGCAAGATTTCCTTAAGCAACTTCAGGATGGCACAGCCCCCGTGGCAAGCGAAGCAGAGATCGCTCGTAGCTCAAGGCGTAGCCGTGTAGCATCCCTAGCTGAATGCTTGGAGGAGACGATTGCCACGGATCTCAACTTTGAGAGGTAA
- a CDS encoding acyl-CoA ligase (AMP-forming), exosortase A system-associated — protein sequence MSRIHSANSLVHSLVLDNALKGPDASALVHGDQTLTYASLGETVEACARGLLALGLASSERVAIYLPKRPETVVTLFGAAAAGGVFVPINPLLKPRQVAHILRDCNVRVLVTASNRIDFLQDALAECHDLRSLVIVDAPTQTIEKLAQPMAISWERLLSLGTTQQSPGHRRIDSDMAAILYTSGSTGRPKGVVLSHRNLVAGAQSVAQYLENNSNDRLLAVLPLSFDAGFSQLTTAFSVGASVVLMEYLLPKDVIKSITRHGITGITAVPPLWVQLASLAWPPEAADTLRYIANTGGRMPKAATTALRRSLPQTKVFLMYGLTEAFRSTYLPPEEVDKRPDSIGKAIPNVEIQVAREDGSLCLPGESGELVHRGVLVAMGYWNDPKKTAERFRPTPGQPPELPLTEIAVWSGDTVRMDEDGFFYFIGRQDEMIKTSGYRVSPTEVEEVLYQAGLVAEAAVVGVLHPKLGQGIVAIVKPNKDNFDPEDLLATCRAELPNFMVPLAVIVSENLPRNTNGKIDRRALAMEFELLFKEQTAP from the coding sequence ATGTCAAGAATCCATTCAGCAAATTCCTTAGTACACTCTTTAGTACTCGATAACGCCCTCAAGGGCCCGGATGCGTCAGCACTCGTGCATGGTGACCAAACTCTAACTTACGCCTCCCTCGGTGAAACGGTCGAAGCCTGCGCTCGTGGGCTTCTAGCGCTTGGACTTGCTTCCTCCGAGCGCGTTGCCATATATTTGCCCAAACGCCCCGAAACGGTAGTTACCCTCTTCGGCGCTGCAGCCGCCGGCGGCGTATTTGTACCTATCAATCCTTTGCTCAAACCCCGGCAAGTTGCTCACATCCTTCGAGATTGCAATGTCCGGGTACTCGTCACCGCCAGCAACCGTATTGATTTTTTACAAGATGCGCTTGCTGAATGCCACGATCTGCGAAGCCTCGTCATTGTGGATGCCCCGACTCAGACGATTGAAAAATTAGCGCAGCCAATGGCTATCTCCTGGGAGCGTCTCTTATCACTGGGAACTACTCAACAATCCCCAGGGCATCGCCGTATTGACAGTGATATGGCTGCCATCCTCTACACTTCTGGAAGCACGGGACGCCCTAAAGGCGTGGTGCTTTCCCATCGAAATTTAGTCGCAGGTGCGCAAAGCGTAGCCCAGTATCTGGAAAATAATTCCAACGATCGTCTACTCGCGGTATTGCCCTTAAGCTTCGACGCCGGCTTTAGCCAGCTCACGACCGCCTTTTCTGTCGGCGCAAGCGTAGTACTAATGGAATATCTGCTGCCAAAAGATGTCATTAAAAGCATCACTCGCCATGGGATCACAGGGATAACTGCCGTACCCCCCCTCTGGGTCCAACTTGCCTCCCTTGCCTGGCCCCCCGAAGCCGCGGATACTCTGCGGTATATTGCCAATACCGGAGGCCGAATGCCCAAAGCAGCCACGACAGCCTTGAGACGATCTTTGCCTCAAACCAAAGTATTTCTGATGTATGGACTCACAGAAGCATTCCGCTCCACCTACCTTCCTCCTGAAGAAGTTGATAAACGCCCCGATTCCATTGGCAAAGCCATCCCCAACGTAGAAATCCAAGTAGCCCGCGAGGATGGCAGCCTATGCCTGCCTGGGGAATCAGGAGAGTTGGTACACCGGGGTGTCCTGGTAGCCATGGGTTACTGGAACGATCCTAAAAAAACGGCGGAACGCTTCCGTCCTACTCCAGGGCAACCCCCTGAACTTCCTCTCACCGAGATAGCGGTATGGTCCGGTGATACAGTACGTATGGATGAGGACGGTTTCTTCTACTTCATCGGCCGCCAAGACGAGATGATCAAAACCTCCGGCTACCGGGTAAGCCCAACCGAAGTAGAAGAAGTCCTGTACCAAGCAGGGCTTGTAGCTGAAGCTGCAGTCGTGGGTGTGCTCCATCCAAAACTTGGCCAAGGGATCGTCGCCATAGTAAAACCAAACAAGGATAATTTTGATCCTGAGGATTTATTGGCTACTTGTCGCGCCGAACTTCCGAATTTTATGGTTCCTCTTGCCGTGATAGTTTCCGAGAATCTACCCCGAAACACGAATGGTAAGATTGACCGGCGCGCACTCGCCATGGAATTCGAACTTCTATTCAAGGAACAAACCGCCCCATGA